The following coding sequences are from one Delphinus delphis chromosome 19, mDelDel1.2, whole genome shotgun sequence window:
- the KAT2A gene encoding histone acetyltransferase KAT2A isoform X2, with translation MTEPSQASTPAPAAQPRPLQSPAPAPTPTPTLSPASAPTPAPTPASAPAPATAPAGSTGTGGPGVGSGGTGSGGDPARPGLSQQQRASQRKAQVRGLPRAKKLEKLGVFSACKANETCKCNGWKNPKPPTAPRMDLQQPAANLSELCRSCEHPLADHVSHLENVSEDEINRLLGMVVDVENLFMSVHKEEDTDTKQVYFYLFKVSFFQLLRKCILQMTRPVVEGSLGSPPFEKPNIEQGVLNFVQYKFSHLAPRERQTMFELSKMFLLCLNYWKLETPAQFRQRSQAEDVATYKVNYTRWLCYCHVPQSCDSLPRYETTHVFGRSLLRSIFTVTRRQLLEKFRVEKDKLVPEKRTLILTHFPKFLSMLEEEIYGANSPIWESGFTMPPSEGTQLVPRPATVSAAVVPSAPIFSPTMAGGSNSSLSLDSGGAEPMPGEKRKLPENLTLEDAKRLRVMGDIPMELVNEVMLTITDPAAMLGPETSLLSANAARDETARLEERRGIIEFHVIGNSLTPKANRRVLLWLVGLQNVFSHQLPRMPKEYIARLVFDPKHKTLALIKDGRVIGGICFRMFPTQGFTEIVFCAVTSNEQVKGYGTHLMNHLKEYHIKHNILYFLTYADEYAIGYFKKQGFSKDIKVPKSRYLGYIKDYEGATLMECELNPRIPYTELSHIIKKQKEIIKKLIERKQAQIRKVYPGLSCFKEGVRQIPVESVPGIRETGWKPLGKEKGKELKDPDQLYTTLKNLLAQIKSHPSAWPFMEPVKKSEAPDYYEVIRFPIDLKTMTERLRSRYYVTRKLFVADLQRVIANCREYNPPDSEYCRCASALEKFFYFKLKEGGLIDK, from the exons ATGACGGAACCTTCCCAGGCCTCGACCCCGGCCCCGGCCGCGCAGCCCCGTCCTCTTCagtccccagcccccgccccaacTCCGACTCCTACCCTCAGCCCGGCTTCGGCCCCGACTCCGGCTCCCACTCCGGcatcagccccagccccagctacAGCCCCAGCCGGGAGCACAGGGACCGGGGGGCCCGGGGTAGGAAGTGGGGGTACCGGGAGCGGGGGTGATCCGGCTCGACCTGGCCTGAGCCAGCAGCAGCGCGCCAGCCAGAGGAAGGCGCAAGTCCGGGGGCTGCCGCGCGCCAAGAAGCTTGAGAAGCTAGGGGTCTTCTCGGCTTGCaag GCCAATGAAACCTGCAAGTGTAATGGCTGGAAAAACCCCAAGCCCCCCACTGCACCCCGCATGGACCTGCAGCAGCCAGCTGCCAACCTGAGCGAGCTGTGCCGCAGCTGTGAGCACCCCTTGG CCGACCACGTGTCCCACCTGGAGAATGTGTCAGAGGATGAGATTAACCGACTCTTGGGGATGGTGGTGGACGTGGAGAATCTGTTCATGTCTGTTCACAAGGAGGAGGATACGGACACCAAGCAGGTCTATTTCTACCTCTTCAAGGTGAGCTTCTTCCAA CTCCTGCGGAAATGCATCCTGCAGATGACTCGGCCCGTGGTGGAGGGGTCCCTGGGCAGCCCCCCATTTGAGAAGCCTAATATTGAGCAG GGTGTGCTGAACTTTGTGCAGTACAAGTTTAGTCATCTGGCTCCCCGGGAGCGGCAGACAATGTTCGAGCTCTCGAAGATGTTCCTGCTCTGCCTTAACTACTGGAAGCTTGAGACGCCTGCCCAATTTCGGCAGAGGTCTCAGGCCGAGGACGTGGCTACCTACAAGGTCAATTATACCAG ATGGCTCTGTTACTGCCACGTGCCCCAGAGCTGCGATAGCCTTCCCCGGTACGAGACCACTCACGTCTTTGGGCGGAGCCTTCTCCGCTCCATCTTCACCGTTACCCGGCGACAGCTGCTGGAGAAGTTCCGGGTGGAGAAGGACAAGCTGGTGCCCGAGAAGAGGACCCTCATCCTCACCCACTTCCCCAA ATTCCTGTCTATGCTGGAGGAGGAGATCTACGGGGCAAACTCTCCAATCTGGGAGTCGGGCTTCACCATGCCGCCCTCAGAGGGAACCCAGCTGGTGCCCCGGCCGG CTACAGTCAGCGCTGCGGTTGTTCCCAGCGCCCCCATCTTCAGTCCCACCATGGCTGGGGGCAGCAACAGCTCCTTGAGCCTGGATTCCGGAGGGGCTGAGCCCATGCCAG GTGAGAAGAGGAAGCTCCCAGAGAACCTGACCCTGGAGGATGCCAAACGGCTCCGTGTGATGGGCGACATCCCCATGGAGCTCGTCAATGAGGTCATGCTCACCATCACGGATCCCGCGGCCATGCTGGGGCCTGAG ACGAGCTTGCTGTCGGCCAACGCCGCCCGGGATGAGACTGCCCGCCTGGAGGAGCGCCGCGGCATCATCGAGTTCCACGTCATCGGCAACTCGCTCACACCCAAGGCCAACCGGCGGGTGTTGCTGTGGCTCGTAGGGCTGCAGAACGTCTTCTCCCACCAGCTGCCACGCATGCCCAAGGAGTACATCGCCCGTCTCGTCTTTGACCC GAAGCACAAGACTCTGGCCTTGATCAAGGACGGGCGGGTCATTGGTGGGATCTGCTTCCGCATGTTTCCCACCCAGGGCTTCACGGAGATTGTTTTCTGCGCTGTCACCTCAAATGAGCAGGTCAAG GGCTATGGGACTCACCTGATGAACCACCTGAAGGAGTATCACATCAAACACAACATTCTCTACTTCCTCACCTACGCCGACGAGTACGCCATTGGCTACTTCAAAAAGCAG GGCTTCTCCAAGGACATCAAGGTGCCCAAGAGCCGCTACTTGGGCTACATTAAGGACTATGAGGGCGCGACACTGATGGAGTGTGAGCTGAACCCGCGAATTCCCTACACGGAGCTGTCCCACATCATCAAGAAGCAGAAggag ATCATCAAGAAGCTGATTGAGCGCAAACAGGCACAGATCCGAAAGGTCTACCCCGGGCTCAGTTGCTTCAAGGAGGGTGTGAGGCAGATCCCTGTGGAGAGCGTCCCCGGCATTC GAGAGACGGGCTGGAAGCcgctggggaaggagaaggg GAAGGAGCTGAAGGACCCAGACCAGCTCTACACGACCCTCAAAAACCTGCTGGCCCAGATCAAG TCCCACCCCAGTGCCTGGCCCTTCATGGAGCCCGTGAAGAAGTCGGAGGCCCCAGACTACTACGAGGTCATCCGCTTCCCCATCG ACCTGAAGACCATGACGGAGAGGCTGCGCAGCCGCTACTATGTGACCCGGAAGCTGTTTGTAGCTGACCTGCAGCGGGTCATCGCTAACTGCCGCGAGTACAACCCCCCGGACAGCGAGTACTGCCGCTGCGCCAGCGCCCTGGAGAAGTTCTTTTACTTCAAGCTCAAGGAGGGCGGGCTCATTGACAAGTAG
- the KAT2A gene encoding histone acetyltransferase KAT2A isoform X3: MTEPSQASTPAPAAQPRPLQSPAPAPTPTPTLSPASAPTPAPTPASAPAPATAPAGSTGTGGPGVGSGGTGSGGDPARPGLSQQQRASQRKAQVRGLPRAKKLEKLGVFSACKANETCKCNGWKNPKPPTAPRMDLQQPAANLSELCRSCEHPLADHVSHLENVSEDEINRLLGMVVDVENLFMSVHKEEDTDTKQVYFYLFKLLRKCILQMTRPVVEGSLGSPPFEKPNIEQGVLNFVQYKFSHLAPRERQTMFELSKMFLLCLNYWKLETPAQFRQRSQAEDVATYKVNYTRWLCYCHVPQSCDSLPRYETTHVFGRSLLRSIFTVTRRQLLEKFRVEKDKLVPEKRTLILTHFPKFLSMLEEEIYGANSPIWESGFTMPPSEGTQLVPRPATVSAAVVPSAPIFSPTMAGGSNSSLSLDSGGAEPMPAGEKRKLPENLTLEDAKRLRVMGDIPMELVNEVMLTITDPAAMLGPETSLLSANAARDETARLEERRGIIEFHVIGNSLTPKANRRVLLWLVGLQNVFSHQLPRMPKEYIARLVFDPKHKTLALIKDGRVIGGICFRMFPTQGFTEIVFCAVTSNEQVKGYGTHLMNHLKEYHIKHNILYFLTYADEYAIGYFKKQGFSKDIKVPKSRYLGYIKDYEGATLMECELNPRIPYTELSHIIKKQKEIIKKLIERKQAQIRKVYPGLSCFKEGVRQIPVESVPGIRETGWKPLGKEKGKELKDPDQLYTTLKNLLAQIKSHPSAWPFMEPVKKSEAPDYYEVIRFPIDLKTMTERLRSRYYVTRKLFVADLQRVIANCREYNPPDSEYCRCASALEKFFYFKLKEGGLIDK, translated from the exons ATGACGGAACCTTCCCAGGCCTCGACCCCGGCCCCGGCCGCGCAGCCCCGTCCTCTTCagtccccagcccccgccccaacTCCGACTCCTACCCTCAGCCCGGCTTCGGCCCCGACTCCGGCTCCCACTCCGGcatcagccccagccccagctacAGCCCCAGCCGGGAGCACAGGGACCGGGGGGCCCGGGGTAGGAAGTGGGGGTACCGGGAGCGGGGGTGATCCGGCTCGACCTGGCCTGAGCCAGCAGCAGCGCGCCAGCCAGAGGAAGGCGCAAGTCCGGGGGCTGCCGCGCGCCAAGAAGCTTGAGAAGCTAGGGGTCTTCTCGGCTTGCaag GCCAATGAAACCTGCAAGTGTAATGGCTGGAAAAACCCCAAGCCCCCCACTGCACCCCGCATGGACCTGCAGCAGCCAGCTGCCAACCTGAGCGAGCTGTGCCGCAGCTGTGAGCACCCCTTGG CCGACCACGTGTCCCACCTGGAGAATGTGTCAGAGGATGAGATTAACCGACTCTTGGGGATGGTGGTGGACGTGGAGAATCTGTTCATGTCTGTTCACAAGGAGGAGGATACGGACACCAAGCAGGTCTATTTCTACCTCTTCAAG CTCCTGCGGAAATGCATCCTGCAGATGACTCGGCCCGTGGTGGAGGGGTCCCTGGGCAGCCCCCCATTTGAGAAGCCTAATATTGAGCAG GGTGTGCTGAACTTTGTGCAGTACAAGTTTAGTCATCTGGCTCCCCGGGAGCGGCAGACAATGTTCGAGCTCTCGAAGATGTTCCTGCTCTGCCTTAACTACTGGAAGCTTGAGACGCCTGCCCAATTTCGGCAGAGGTCTCAGGCCGAGGACGTGGCTACCTACAAGGTCAATTATACCAG ATGGCTCTGTTACTGCCACGTGCCCCAGAGCTGCGATAGCCTTCCCCGGTACGAGACCACTCACGTCTTTGGGCGGAGCCTTCTCCGCTCCATCTTCACCGTTACCCGGCGACAGCTGCTGGAGAAGTTCCGGGTGGAGAAGGACAAGCTGGTGCCCGAGAAGAGGACCCTCATCCTCACCCACTTCCCCAA ATTCCTGTCTATGCTGGAGGAGGAGATCTACGGGGCAAACTCTCCAATCTGGGAGTCGGGCTTCACCATGCCGCCCTCAGAGGGAACCCAGCTGGTGCCCCGGCCGG CTACAGTCAGCGCTGCGGTTGTTCCCAGCGCCCCCATCTTCAGTCCCACCATGGCTGGGGGCAGCAACAGCTCCTTGAGCCTGGATTCCGGAGGGGCTGAGCCCATGCCAG CAGGTGAGAAGAGGAAGCTCCCAGAGAACCTGACCCTGGAGGATGCCAAACGGCTCCGTGTGATGGGCGACATCCCCATGGAGCTCGTCAATGAGGTCATGCTCACCATCACGGATCCCGCGGCCATGCTGGGGCCTGAG ACGAGCTTGCTGTCGGCCAACGCCGCCCGGGATGAGACTGCCCGCCTGGAGGAGCGCCGCGGCATCATCGAGTTCCACGTCATCGGCAACTCGCTCACACCCAAGGCCAACCGGCGGGTGTTGCTGTGGCTCGTAGGGCTGCAGAACGTCTTCTCCCACCAGCTGCCACGCATGCCCAAGGAGTACATCGCCCGTCTCGTCTTTGACCC GAAGCACAAGACTCTGGCCTTGATCAAGGACGGGCGGGTCATTGGTGGGATCTGCTTCCGCATGTTTCCCACCCAGGGCTTCACGGAGATTGTTTTCTGCGCTGTCACCTCAAATGAGCAGGTCAAG GGCTATGGGACTCACCTGATGAACCACCTGAAGGAGTATCACATCAAACACAACATTCTCTACTTCCTCACCTACGCCGACGAGTACGCCATTGGCTACTTCAAAAAGCAG GGCTTCTCCAAGGACATCAAGGTGCCCAAGAGCCGCTACTTGGGCTACATTAAGGACTATGAGGGCGCGACACTGATGGAGTGTGAGCTGAACCCGCGAATTCCCTACACGGAGCTGTCCCACATCATCAAGAAGCAGAAggag ATCATCAAGAAGCTGATTGAGCGCAAACAGGCACAGATCCGAAAGGTCTACCCCGGGCTCAGTTGCTTCAAGGAGGGTGTGAGGCAGATCCCTGTGGAGAGCGTCCCCGGCATTC GAGAGACGGGCTGGAAGCcgctggggaaggagaaggg GAAGGAGCTGAAGGACCCAGACCAGCTCTACACGACCCTCAAAAACCTGCTGGCCCAGATCAAG TCCCACCCCAGTGCCTGGCCCTTCATGGAGCCCGTGAAGAAGTCGGAGGCCCCAGACTACTACGAGGTCATCCGCTTCCCCATCG ACCTGAAGACCATGACGGAGAGGCTGCGCAGCCGCTACTATGTGACCCGGAAGCTGTTTGTAGCTGACCTGCAGCGGGTCATCGCTAACTGCCGCGAGTACAACCCCCCGGACAGCGAGTACTGCCGCTGCGCCAGCGCCCTGGAGAAGTTCTTTTACTTCAAGCTCAAGGAGGGCGGGCTCATTGACAAGTAG
- the KAT2A gene encoding histone acetyltransferase KAT2A isoform X4, with the protein MTEPSQASTPAPAAQPRPLQSPAPAPTPTPTLSPASAPTPAPTPASAPAPATAPAGSTGTGGPGVGSGGTGSGGDPARPGLSQQQRASQRKAQVRGLPRAKKLEKLGVFSACKANETCKCNGWKNPKPPTAPRMDLQQPAANLSELCRSCEHPLADHVSHLENVSEDEINRLLGMVVDVENLFMSVHKEEDTDTKQVYFYLFKLLRKCILQMTRPVVEGSLGSPPFEKPNIEQGVLNFVQYKFSHLAPRERQTMFELSKMFLLCLNYWKLETPAQFRQRSQAEDVATYKVNYTRWLCYCHVPQSCDSLPRYETTHVFGRSLLRSIFTVTRRQLLEKFRVEKDKLVPEKRTLILTHFPKFLSMLEEEIYGANSPIWESGFTMPPSEGTQLVPRPATVSAAVVPSAPIFSPTMAGGSNSSLSLDSGGAEPMPGEKRKLPENLTLEDAKRLRVMGDIPMELVNEVMLTITDPAAMLGPETSLLSANAARDETARLEERRGIIEFHVIGNSLTPKANRRVLLWLVGLQNVFSHQLPRMPKEYIARLVFDPKHKTLALIKDGRVIGGICFRMFPTQGFTEIVFCAVTSNEQVKGYGTHLMNHLKEYHIKHNILYFLTYADEYAIGYFKKQGFSKDIKVPKSRYLGYIKDYEGATLMECELNPRIPYTELSHIIKKQKEIIKKLIERKQAQIRKVYPGLSCFKEGVRQIPVESVPGIRETGWKPLGKEKGKELKDPDQLYTTLKNLLAQIKSHPSAWPFMEPVKKSEAPDYYEVIRFPIDLKTMTERLRSRYYVTRKLFVADLQRVIANCREYNPPDSEYCRCASALEKFFYFKLKEGGLIDK; encoded by the exons ATGACGGAACCTTCCCAGGCCTCGACCCCGGCCCCGGCCGCGCAGCCCCGTCCTCTTCagtccccagcccccgccccaacTCCGACTCCTACCCTCAGCCCGGCTTCGGCCCCGACTCCGGCTCCCACTCCGGcatcagccccagccccagctacAGCCCCAGCCGGGAGCACAGGGACCGGGGGGCCCGGGGTAGGAAGTGGGGGTACCGGGAGCGGGGGTGATCCGGCTCGACCTGGCCTGAGCCAGCAGCAGCGCGCCAGCCAGAGGAAGGCGCAAGTCCGGGGGCTGCCGCGCGCCAAGAAGCTTGAGAAGCTAGGGGTCTTCTCGGCTTGCaag GCCAATGAAACCTGCAAGTGTAATGGCTGGAAAAACCCCAAGCCCCCCACTGCACCCCGCATGGACCTGCAGCAGCCAGCTGCCAACCTGAGCGAGCTGTGCCGCAGCTGTGAGCACCCCTTGG CCGACCACGTGTCCCACCTGGAGAATGTGTCAGAGGATGAGATTAACCGACTCTTGGGGATGGTGGTGGACGTGGAGAATCTGTTCATGTCTGTTCACAAGGAGGAGGATACGGACACCAAGCAGGTCTATTTCTACCTCTTCAAG CTCCTGCGGAAATGCATCCTGCAGATGACTCGGCCCGTGGTGGAGGGGTCCCTGGGCAGCCCCCCATTTGAGAAGCCTAATATTGAGCAG GGTGTGCTGAACTTTGTGCAGTACAAGTTTAGTCATCTGGCTCCCCGGGAGCGGCAGACAATGTTCGAGCTCTCGAAGATGTTCCTGCTCTGCCTTAACTACTGGAAGCTTGAGACGCCTGCCCAATTTCGGCAGAGGTCTCAGGCCGAGGACGTGGCTACCTACAAGGTCAATTATACCAG ATGGCTCTGTTACTGCCACGTGCCCCAGAGCTGCGATAGCCTTCCCCGGTACGAGACCACTCACGTCTTTGGGCGGAGCCTTCTCCGCTCCATCTTCACCGTTACCCGGCGACAGCTGCTGGAGAAGTTCCGGGTGGAGAAGGACAAGCTGGTGCCCGAGAAGAGGACCCTCATCCTCACCCACTTCCCCAA ATTCCTGTCTATGCTGGAGGAGGAGATCTACGGGGCAAACTCTCCAATCTGGGAGTCGGGCTTCACCATGCCGCCCTCAGAGGGAACCCAGCTGGTGCCCCGGCCGG CTACAGTCAGCGCTGCGGTTGTTCCCAGCGCCCCCATCTTCAGTCCCACCATGGCTGGGGGCAGCAACAGCTCCTTGAGCCTGGATTCCGGAGGGGCTGAGCCCATGCCAG GTGAGAAGAGGAAGCTCCCAGAGAACCTGACCCTGGAGGATGCCAAACGGCTCCGTGTGATGGGCGACATCCCCATGGAGCTCGTCAATGAGGTCATGCTCACCATCACGGATCCCGCGGCCATGCTGGGGCCTGAG ACGAGCTTGCTGTCGGCCAACGCCGCCCGGGATGAGACTGCCCGCCTGGAGGAGCGCCGCGGCATCATCGAGTTCCACGTCATCGGCAACTCGCTCACACCCAAGGCCAACCGGCGGGTGTTGCTGTGGCTCGTAGGGCTGCAGAACGTCTTCTCCCACCAGCTGCCACGCATGCCCAAGGAGTACATCGCCCGTCTCGTCTTTGACCC GAAGCACAAGACTCTGGCCTTGATCAAGGACGGGCGGGTCATTGGTGGGATCTGCTTCCGCATGTTTCCCACCCAGGGCTTCACGGAGATTGTTTTCTGCGCTGTCACCTCAAATGAGCAGGTCAAG GGCTATGGGACTCACCTGATGAACCACCTGAAGGAGTATCACATCAAACACAACATTCTCTACTTCCTCACCTACGCCGACGAGTACGCCATTGGCTACTTCAAAAAGCAG GGCTTCTCCAAGGACATCAAGGTGCCCAAGAGCCGCTACTTGGGCTACATTAAGGACTATGAGGGCGCGACACTGATGGAGTGTGAGCTGAACCCGCGAATTCCCTACACGGAGCTGTCCCACATCATCAAGAAGCAGAAggag ATCATCAAGAAGCTGATTGAGCGCAAACAGGCACAGATCCGAAAGGTCTACCCCGGGCTCAGTTGCTTCAAGGAGGGTGTGAGGCAGATCCCTGTGGAGAGCGTCCCCGGCATTC GAGAGACGGGCTGGAAGCcgctggggaaggagaaggg GAAGGAGCTGAAGGACCCAGACCAGCTCTACACGACCCTCAAAAACCTGCTGGCCCAGATCAAG TCCCACCCCAGTGCCTGGCCCTTCATGGAGCCCGTGAAGAAGTCGGAGGCCCCAGACTACTACGAGGTCATCCGCTTCCCCATCG ACCTGAAGACCATGACGGAGAGGCTGCGCAGCCGCTACTATGTGACCCGGAAGCTGTTTGTAGCTGACCTGCAGCGGGTCATCGCTAACTGCCGCGAGTACAACCCCCCGGACAGCGAGTACTGCCGCTGCGCCAGCGCCCTGGAGAAGTTCTTTTACTTCAAGCTCAAGGAGGGCGGGCTCATTGACAAGTAG
- the KAT2A gene encoding histone acetyltransferase KAT2A isoform X1, which translates to MTEPSQASTPAPAAQPRPLQSPAPAPTPTPTLSPASAPTPAPTPASAPAPATAPAGSTGTGGPGVGSGGTGSGGDPARPGLSQQQRASQRKAQVRGLPRAKKLEKLGVFSACKANETCKCNGWKNPKPPTAPRMDLQQPAANLSELCRSCEHPLADHVSHLENVSEDEINRLLGMVVDVENLFMSVHKEEDTDTKQVYFYLFKVSFFQLLRKCILQMTRPVVEGSLGSPPFEKPNIEQGVLNFVQYKFSHLAPRERQTMFELSKMFLLCLNYWKLETPAQFRQRSQAEDVATYKVNYTRWLCYCHVPQSCDSLPRYETTHVFGRSLLRSIFTVTRRQLLEKFRVEKDKLVPEKRTLILTHFPKFLSMLEEEIYGANSPIWESGFTMPPSEGTQLVPRPATVSAAVVPSAPIFSPTMAGGSNSSLSLDSGGAEPMPAGEKRKLPENLTLEDAKRLRVMGDIPMELVNEVMLTITDPAAMLGPETSLLSANAARDETARLEERRGIIEFHVIGNSLTPKANRRVLLWLVGLQNVFSHQLPRMPKEYIARLVFDPKHKTLALIKDGRVIGGICFRMFPTQGFTEIVFCAVTSNEQVKGYGTHLMNHLKEYHIKHNILYFLTYADEYAIGYFKKQGFSKDIKVPKSRYLGYIKDYEGATLMECELNPRIPYTELSHIIKKQKEIIKKLIERKQAQIRKVYPGLSCFKEGVRQIPVESVPGIRETGWKPLGKEKGKELKDPDQLYTTLKNLLAQIKSHPSAWPFMEPVKKSEAPDYYEVIRFPIDLKTMTERLRSRYYVTRKLFVADLQRVIANCREYNPPDSEYCRCASALEKFFYFKLKEGGLIDK; encoded by the exons ATGACGGAACCTTCCCAGGCCTCGACCCCGGCCCCGGCCGCGCAGCCCCGTCCTCTTCagtccccagcccccgccccaacTCCGACTCCTACCCTCAGCCCGGCTTCGGCCCCGACTCCGGCTCCCACTCCGGcatcagccccagccccagctacAGCCCCAGCCGGGAGCACAGGGACCGGGGGGCCCGGGGTAGGAAGTGGGGGTACCGGGAGCGGGGGTGATCCGGCTCGACCTGGCCTGAGCCAGCAGCAGCGCGCCAGCCAGAGGAAGGCGCAAGTCCGGGGGCTGCCGCGCGCCAAGAAGCTTGAGAAGCTAGGGGTCTTCTCGGCTTGCaag GCCAATGAAACCTGCAAGTGTAATGGCTGGAAAAACCCCAAGCCCCCCACTGCACCCCGCATGGACCTGCAGCAGCCAGCTGCCAACCTGAGCGAGCTGTGCCGCAGCTGTGAGCACCCCTTGG CCGACCACGTGTCCCACCTGGAGAATGTGTCAGAGGATGAGATTAACCGACTCTTGGGGATGGTGGTGGACGTGGAGAATCTGTTCATGTCTGTTCACAAGGAGGAGGATACGGACACCAAGCAGGTCTATTTCTACCTCTTCAAGGTGAGCTTCTTCCAA CTCCTGCGGAAATGCATCCTGCAGATGACTCGGCCCGTGGTGGAGGGGTCCCTGGGCAGCCCCCCATTTGAGAAGCCTAATATTGAGCAG GGTGTGCTGAACTTTGTGCAGTACAAGTTTAGTCATCTGGCTCCCCGGGAGCGGCAGACAATGTTCGAGCTCTCGAAGATGTTCCTGCTCTGCCTTAACTACTGGAAGCTTGAGACGCCTGCCCAATTTCGGCAGAGGTCTCAGGCCGAGGACGTGGCTACCTACAAGGTCAATTATACCAG ATGGCTCTGTTACTGCCACGTGCCCCAGAGCTGCGATAGCCTTCCCCGGTACGAGACCACTCACGTCTTTGGGCGGAGCCTTCTCCGCTCCATCTTCACCGTTACCCGGCGACAGCTGCTGGAGAAGTTCCGGGTGGAGAAGGACAAGCTGGTGCCCGAGAAGAGGACCCTCATCCTCACCCACTTCCCCAA ATTCCTGTCTATGCTGGAGGAGGAGATCTACGGGGCAAACTCTCCAATCTGGGAGTCGGGCTTCACCATGCCGCCCTCAGAGGGAACCCAGCTGGTGCCCCGGCCGG CTACAGTCAGCGCTGCGGTTGTTCCCAGCGCCCCCATCTTCAGTCCCACCATGGCTGGGGGCAGCAACAGCTCCTTGAGCCTGGATTCCGGAGGGGCTGAGCCCATGCCAG CAGGTGAGAAGAGGAAGCTCCCAGAGAACCTGACCCTGGAGGATGCCAAACGGCTCCGTGTGATGGGCGACATCCCCATGGAGCTCGTCAATGAGGTCATGCTCACCATCACGGATCCCGCGGCCATGCTGGGGCCTGAG ACGAGCTTGCTGTCGGCCAACGCCGCCCGGGATGAGACTGCCCGCCTGGAGGAGCGCCGCGGCATCATCGAGTTCCACGTCATCGGCAACTCGCTCACACCCAAGGCCAACCGGCGGGTGTTGCTGTGGCTCGTAGGGCTGCAGAACGTCTTCTCCCACCAGCTGCCACGCATGCCCAAGGAGTACATCGCCCGTCTCGTCTTTGACCC GAAGCACAAGACTCTGGCCTTGATCAAGGACGGGCGGGTCATTGGTGGGATCTGCTTCCGCATGTTTCCCACCCAGGGCTTCACGGAGATTGTTTTCTGCGCTGTCACCTCAAATGAGCAGGTCAAG GGCTATGGGACTCACCTGATGAACCACCTGAAGGAGTATCACATCAAACACAACATTCTCTACTTCCTCACCTACGCCGACGAGTACGCCATTGGCTACTTCAAAAAGCAG GGCTTCTCCAAGGACATCAAGGTGCCCAAGAGCCGCTACTTGGGCTACATTAAGGACTATGAGGGCGCGACACTGATGGAGTGTGAGCTGAACCCGCGAATTCCCTACACGGAGCTGTCCCACATCATCAAGAAGCAGAAggag ATCATCAAGAAGCTGATTGAGCGCAAACAGGCACAGATCCGAAAGGTCTACCCCGGGCTCAGTTGCTTCAAGGAGGGTGTGAGGCAGATCCCTGTGGAGAGCGTCCCCGGCATTC GAGAGACGGGCTGGAAGCcgctggggaaggagaaggg GAAGGAGCTGAAGGACCCAGACCAGCTCTACACGACCCTCAAAAACCTGCTGGCCCAGATCAAG TCCCACCCCAGTGCCTGGCCCTTCATGGAGCCCGTGAAGAAGTCGGAGGCCCCAGACTACTACGAGGTCATCCGCTTCCCCATCG ACCTGAAGACCATGACGGAGAGGCTGCGCAGCCGCTACTATGTGACCCGGAAGCTGTTTGTAGCTGACCTGCAGCGGGTCATCGCTAACTGCCGCGAGTACAACCCCCCGGACAGCGAGTACTGCCGCTGCGCCAGCGCCCTGGAGAAGTTCTTTTACTTCAAGCTCAAGGAGGGCGGGCTCATTGACAAGTAG